One window of the Pseudofrankia sp. DC12 genome contains the following:
- the gyrB gene encoding DNA topoisomerase (ATP-hydrolyzing) subunit B → MAYDASSIKVLEGLDAVRKRPGMYIGSTGERGLHHLVYEVVDNSVDEALAGYCDTIAVTLLADGGVRVVDNGRGIPVGMHPTEKKPTVEVVLTVLHAGGKFDGESYAVSGGLHGVGISVVNALSTKVEVEIKVDGFTWFQRYTDQRAGALEKRAPLKRNERTGTTVTFWADPTIFETTEYKYETLYRRLQEMAFLNKGISLTLRDERPEEPVEVAFMYEKGLVDFVNHLNATKDPIHKTIVALEAKAKGIEAEVAMQWNAGYNESVYTFANTINTHEGGTHEEGFRAALTSAVNVYAKEQNLLKPVKAGAKNTDERLSGDDIREGLTAIISVKLAEPQFEGQTKTKLGNTEAKKFVQEMCYSALRDWFDANRVEARSIVGKALDAQRARIAARAARDLTRRKGLLGGTGLPGKLSDCQYTDPERCELYIVEGDSAGGSAKGGRDSKFQAILPLRGKILNVEKARIDRVLKNTEVQALIQALGTGIHDEFDIAKLRYHKIVLMADADVDGQHIRTLLLTLLFRFMRPLVEAGHVFLAQPPLYKIKWGREDWEYAYSDRERDGLLERGVEAGRKLPKDAIQRFKGLGEMNATELWDTTMDPDRRILLQVTLDDAAVADELFSVLMGEDVDARRSFIQRNAKDVRFLDI, encoded by the coding sequence GTGGCGTACGACGCAAGTTCGATCAAGGTTCTCGAGGGTCTCGACGCGGTCCGCAAGCGGCCGGGTATGTACATCGGCTCCACCGGCGAGCGTGGCCTGCACCACCTCGTCTACGAGGTGGTCGACAACTCCGTCGACGAAGCTCTCGCCGGATACTGCGACACCATCGCGGTAACCCTGCTCGCTGACGGCGGCGTGCGTGTCGTCGACAACGGTCGCGGAATTCCGGTCGGGATGCACCCCACCGAGAAGAAGCCGACGGTCGAGGTCGTGCTCACCGTCCTGCACGCGGGCGGCAAGTTCGACGGCGAGTCGTACGCGGTCTCCGGAGGCCTGCACGGCGTCGGCATCAGTGTCGTCAACGCGCTGTCGACCAAGGTCGAGGTCGAGATCAAGGTCGACGGCTTCACCTGGTTCCAGCGTTACACCGACCAACGGGCCGGGGCGCTGGAGAAGCGGGCGCCGCTGAAGAGGAACGAGCGCACCGGTACCACGGTCACGTTCTGGGCCGACCCGACGATCTTCGAGACCACCGAGTACAAGTACGAGACCCTGTACCGCCGGCTGCAGGAGATGGCCTTCCTGAACAAGGGCATCTCCCTGACGCTGCGCGACGAGCGGCCCGAGGAGCCGGTCGAGGTCGCGTTCATGTACGAGAAGGGCCTGGTCGACTTCGTCAACCACCTGAACGCGACGAAGGACCCGATCCACAAGACGATCGTCGCGCTCGAGGCCAAGGCGAAGGGCATCGAGGCCGAGGTCGCGATGCAGTGGAACGCCGGCTATAACGAGTCGGTCTACACCTTCGCGAACACGATCAACACGCACGAGGGCGGCACCCACGAGGAGGGCTTCCGGGCGGCGCTCACCAGCGCGGTGAACGTCTACGCCAAGGAGCAGAACCTGCTCAAGCCGGTGAAGGCGGGCGCGAAGAACACCGACGAGCGCCTCTCCGGCGACGACATCCGTGAGGGCCTCACCGCGATCATCTCGGTCAAGCTGGCCGAGCCGCAGTTCGAGGGCCAGACGAAGACCAAGCTCGGCAACACCGAGGCGAAGAAGTTCGTGCAGGAGATGTGCTACTCCGCGCTGCGGGACTGGTTCGACGCGAACCGGGTCGAGGCGCGCAGCATCGTCGGCAAGGCGCTCGACGCGCAGCGGGCCCGGATCGCCGCCCGCGCCGCCCGGGACCTGACCCGGCGCAAGGGCCTGCTCGGTGGCACTGGCCTGCCCGGCAAGCTGTCGGACTGCCAGTACACCGACCCGGAGCGCTGCGAGCTCTACATCGTCGAGGGTGACTCGGCGGGCGGCTCGGCCAAGGGCGGCCGCGACTCGAAGTTCCAGGCGATCCTGCCGCTGCGGGGCAAGATCCTCAACGTCGAGAAGGCCCGGATCGACCGGGTCCTGAAGAACACAGAGGTCCAGGCCCTGATCCAGGCGCTGGGCACGGGTATTCACGACGAGTTCGACATCGCCAAGCTGCGGTATCACAAGATCGTGCTGATGGCGGACGCCGACGTCGACGGCCAGCACATCCGGACGCTGCTGCTCACGCTGCTGTTCCGGTTCATGCGCCCGCTCGTCGAGGCAGGCCACGTGTTCCTCGCGCAGCCCCCGCTCTACAAGATCAAATGGGGTCGGGAGGACTGGGAGTACGCCTACTCGGACCGGGAGCGCGACGGGCTCCTCGAGCGTGGCGTCGAGGCCGGCCGAAAGCTGCCCAAGGACGCGATCCAGCGGTTCAAGGGCCTCGGCGAGATGAACGCGACCGAGCTGTGGGACACGACCATGGACCCGGACCGCCGCATCCTGCTGCAGGTCACGCTCGACGACGCGGCCGTCGCGGACGAGCTCTTCAGCGTCCTGATGGGCGAGGACGTCGACGCCCGGCGCAGCTTCATCCAGCGCAACGCCAAGGATGTCCGCTTCCTCGACATCTGA
- a CDS encoding DciA family protein: protein MPTDPAEPDQSAAAPRVTGADLARQVLAAAKADARARSRGGRPGCGGGPGRGADATSPPADRTIPADDDREPPRRPRQPGIAAPGREWREPTSFAASINRLLAARGWQTRATDSGVLARWDVIVGPEIASHATPVSLRDGLLELEAESTAWATQLRLLAPRLLGVLRRELGQGIVTGITVRGPSAPSWRHGPAQMPGGRGPRDTYG, encoded by the coding sequence ATGCCGACCGATCCGGCTGAACCCGACCAGAGCGCTGCCGCTCCCCGGGTCACGGGCGCGGACCTGGCCCGCCAGGTGCTCGCCGCCGCGAAGGCGGACGCGCGGGCCCGATCCAGGGGCGGCCGGCCTGGCTGCGGGGGCGGCCCTGGCCGAGGGGCCGACGCCACGTCACCCCCTGCGGACCGCACCATCCCGGCGGACGACGACCGGGAGCCGCCACGCCGGCCCCGTCAGCCGGGGATCGCGGCGCCCGGCCGGGAGTGGCGCGAGCCGACCAGCTTCGCGGCCTCGATCAACCGGCTGCTGGCCGCCCGTGGCTGGCAGACCAGGGCGACGGACTCCGGTGTGCTGGCCAGATGGGATGTGATCGTCGGCCCGGAGATCGCCTCGCACGCGACCCCGGTCTCGCTGCGCGACGGCTTGCTGGAGCTGGAGGCGGAGTCCACTGCCTGGGCCACCCAGCTCCGGCTGCTGGCCCCGCGGCTGCTCGGCGTGCTGCGCCGCGAGCTAGGCCAGGGCATCGTCACCGGGATCACGGTGCGGGGTCCGTCCGCGCCGTCCTGGCGGCATGGCCCGGCCCAGATGCCGGGTGGTCGCGGGCCTCGGGATACCTACGGCTGA
- the recF gene encoding DNA replication/repair protein RecF, with protein MYVTHLQLVDFRSYPALELTLSPGVVTFVGANGQGKTNLLEAVGYVATLGSHRVSGDAPLIREGAERAVVRSRIVRGDRAALAEIEIVTGRANKVWLNRRPLSRPRDLLGLLSVVLFAPEDLAMVKGDPGERRRFLDDLLVARTPRLAAVIADYERVLRQRTTLLRAHGDLRTLDSWDQALAQHGAELLAARLALVDELRPRVRAAYAAVAGTADEDVTGQGVGVDYRCGVELPEGADREAIAAALIAELARVRPREIERGVTLVGPHRDELALAVGGRPARGYASHGESWSLALALRLASYELLDADDRAPVLLLDDVFAELDAHRRRRLAELVASAEQVLITAAVGADVPAELVGPRFTVHRGEVLDADRSG; from the coding sequence GTGTACGTCACGCACCTGCAACTGGTCGACTTCCGGTCCTACCCGGCGCTGGAGCTGACGCTTTCGCCCGGGGTGGTCACCTTCGTGGGGGCCAACGGCCAGGGCAAGACGAACCTGCTCGAGGCCGTTGGCTACGTCGCCACCCTCGGTAGTCACCGAGTCTCCGGCGACGCGCCGCTGATTCGCGAGGGCGCCGAGCGGGCCGTGGTCCGGTCGCGGATCGTGCGTGGTGACCGGGCCGCGCTGGCCGAGATCGAGATCGTCACCGGCCGGGCCAACAAGGTCTGGCTGAACCGCCGGCCGCTCAGCCGCCCACGCGACCTGCTCGGCCTGCTGTCCGTCGTCCTGTTCGCGCCGGAGGACCTGGCGATGGTCAAGGGCGATCCGGGCGAGCGCAGGCGGTTCCTCGATGACCTGCTGGTCGCCAGGACGCCGCGGCTGGCCGCGGTGATCGCCGACTACGAACGGGTACTGCGCCAGCGAACGACCCTGCTGCGTGCCCACGGCGACCTGCGCACCCTCGATTCCTGGGACCAGGCGCTGGCCCAGCACGGCGCCGAGCTGCTCGCCGCCCGGCTGGCCCTCGTCGACGAGCTGCGTCCCCGGGTCCGGGCCGCGTACGCCGCTGTGGCCGGAACCGCGGACGAGGACGTGACCGGGCAGGGCGTCGGTGTCGACTACCGCTGCGGGGTGGAGCTGCCGGAGGGTGCGGACCGGGAGGCGATCGCGGCCGCGCTGATCGCAGAGCTCGCACGTGTGCGGCCCCGGGAGATAGAGCGGGGCGTGACCCTGGTCGGCCCGCACCGCGACGAGCTCGCGCTGGCGGTCGGCGGGCGCCCGGCTCGCGGCTACGCGAGCCACGGCGAGTCCTGGTCGCTCGCGCTCGCGCTGCGGCTGGCGTCGTACGAGCTGCTCGACGCCGACGACCGCGCACCGGTACTGCTGCTGGACGACGTCTTCGCGGAGCTGGACGCGCATCGCCGCCGCCGGCTCGCCGAACTGGTGGCGTCGGCCGAGCAGGTGCTGATCACGGCCGCGGTCGGCGCGGACGTGCCGGCGGAGTTGGTCGGGCCGCGGTTCACCGTCCACCGGGGGGAGGTGCTTGATGCCGACCGATCCGGCTGA
- the dnaN gene encoding DNA polymerase III subunit beta — protein MKFRVERDEFTEAVAWTARSLPSRSATATNQQVLMGLLLDATAPGLVVAAFDYEVAAQATLEATVHEEGRALAPGRMLADITKQLPAAPVEVETDDNKLIITCGNARFTLQTLPVDEYPTLPPLPPVTGHIEGGAFGAAVAQVAVAAGKDDTLPVLTGVRLEIEGDTLTLAATDRYRLAVRTLKWSPSSPDASGVALIPARTLLDTARSLGGGTAQVAIALGTGPSGEALAGFAGNHRQTTTRLVDGQFPPYRKLLPDSCPLAAQAEKAPLLEAVKRVALVAPKTAPVRLAFSADHLRLEAGSHGGEAQASETLPATYDGPDLEVAFNPAYLQDALTAVESDQVEFGFASAEDAEVAAKKPAILTGKGAGDELPDYRYLLMPIQLNG, from the coding sequence ATGAAGTTCCGGGTTGAACGGGACGAGTTCACCGAAGCGGTCGCCTGGACCGCGCGCAGCCTGCCGAGCCGTTCGGCGACAGCGACCAACCAGCAGGTGCTGATGGGCCTGCTGCTGGACGCGACTGCGCCGGGCCTGGTCGTCGCCGCCTTCGACTACGAGGTCGCGGCGCAGGCGACGCTGGAGGCGACCGTCCACGAGGAGGGCCGCGCGCTGGCGCCGGGACGGATGCTCGCGGACATCACCAAGCAGCTACCGGCCGCGCCGGTCGAGGTCGAGACCGACGACAACAAGCTGATCATCACCTGCGGCAACGCCCGGTTCACCCTGCAGACGCTGCCCGTCGACGAGTACCCGACGCTGCCCCCGCTGCCGCCGGTCACCGGACACATCGAGGGCGGCGCGTTCGGCGCCGCCGTCGCCCAGGTGGCGGTGGCCGCGGGCAAGGACGACACGCTGCCCGTGCTGACCGGCGTCCGGCTGGAGATCGAGGGAGACACCCTCACCCTCGCCGCCACCGACCGTTACCGGCTCGCGGTGCGAACCCTCAAGTGGAGCCCGTCGAGCCCCGACGCGTCCGGGGTCGCGCTCATCCCGGCGCGCACACTGCTGGACACGGCCCGCTCGCTGGGCGGCGGGACGGCCCAGGTCGCGATCGCGCTCGGCACCGGCCCGTCCGGGGAGGCACTCGCCGGTTTCGCGGGCAACCACCGCCAGACCACGACCAGGCTCGTCGACGGCCAGTTCCCGCCCTACCGCAAGCTGCTGCCGGACTCGTGCCCGCTGGCCGCCCAGGCGGAGAAGGCCCCGCTCCTGGAGGCGGTCAAGCGGGTCGCGCTGGTGGCCCCGAAGACCGCGCCGGTGCGGCTGGCGTTCAGCGCCGACCACCTGCGGCTGGAGGCTGGCAGCCACGGCGGCGAGGCGCAGGCCTCCGAGACGCTGCCCGCGACCTACGACGGTCCCGACCTGGAGGTCGCGTTCAACCCCGCGTACCTGCAGGACGCGCTGACGGCGGTCGAGTCCGACCAGGTCGAGTTCGGCTTCGCCAGCGCCGAGGACGCCGAGGTGGCGGCGAAGAAGCCGGCCATCCTGACCGGTAAGGGCGCCGGCGACGAGCTGCCGGACTACCGCTACCTGCTCATGCCCATTCAGCTGAACGGCTGA
- the dnaA gene encoding chromosomal replication initiator protein DnaA: MTDRDTTPVTGSQRQLPLGEDPDLHEVWRQAVAGVADGTLSAQQRAWLRLTRPLGLVQDTALLAAPNEFTKDLLDSRLRPFLSTALTAAYGREIRVAVTVEHLPDPEPMTGPMVLPQAALAGAGSAGAAGTGHDGRADSPLGSPTSPIQRVATGLGRDPEPRPSEPARLNPRYVFETFVIGDSNRFPHAASVAVAEAPAKAYNPLFIYGDSGLGKTHLLHAIGHYTKKLYPDAQVKYVSTEEFTNDFINSIRDDRQQAFQRRYRDIDVLLVDDIQFLENKERTQEEFFHTFNVLHDTEKQLVISSDRSPRQLSALEDRLRSRFEWGLITDVTPPDLETRIAILSKKAAIERLPVPPDVLEYIATHIERNIRELEGALIRVAAFASLNKSHVDRTLAEIVLRDLIPDATNTEITATSIMNATASYFGVSMEDLCGTSRSRVLVTARQIAMYLCRELTDLSLPKIGQHFGGRDHTTVMHADRKIRGLMAERRAIYNQVTELTNRIRAETRHL, translated from the coding sequence GTGACCGACCGCGACACCACCCCCGTCACGGGCTCCCAGCGCCAGCTTCCGCTCGGCGAGGACCCGGACCTGCACGAGGTCTGGCGCCAGGCCGTCGCCGGCGTCGCGGACGGCACACTGTCCGCGCAGCAGCGCGCCTGGCTGCGGCTGACCCGGCCGCTCGGCCTCGTGCAGGACACCGCGCTGCTCGCCGCGCCGAACGAGTTCACCAAGGACCTGCTCGACTCACGGCTGCGCCCGTTCCTGTCGACCGCGCTGACCGCCGCCTATGGCAGGGAGATCCGGGTAGCCGTCACCGTCGAGCATCTGCCCGACCCGGAGCCGATGACCGGCCCGATGGTGCTGCCGCAGGCGGCGCTCGCCGGAGCTGGGTCGGCCGGTGCCGCGGGCACGGGCCACGACGGGCGCGCGGACTCACCGCTGGGCTCGCCGACCTCGCCCATCCAGCGGGTGGCCACCGGCCTCGGCCGCGACCCGGAGCCGCGCCCGTCGGAGCCGGCCCGGCTCAACCCGCGGTACGTCTTCGAGACGTTCGTCATCGGCGACAGCAACCGGTTCCCGCACGCCGCGTCGGTCGCCGTCGCCGAGGCGCCGGCCAAGGCCTACAACCCGCTGTTCATCTACGGCGACTCCGGCCTCGGCAAGACCCACCTGCTGCACGCGATCGGGCACTACACGAAGAAGCTCTACCCGGACGCGCAGGTGAAGTACGTCAGCACCGAGGAGTTCACGAACGACTTCATCAACTCCATCCGCGACGACCGCCAGCAGGCGTTCCAGCGCCGCTACCGGGACATCGACGTGCTGCTCGTCGACGACATCCAGTTCCTGGAGAACAAGGAGCGGACGCAGGAGGAGTTCTTCCACACGTTCAACGTCCTGCACGACACCGAGAAGCAGCTGGTCATCTCCTCGGACCGCTCGCCGCGCCAGCTCTCGGCGCTGGAGGACCGGCTGCGCAGCAGGTTCGAGTGGGGCCTGATCACCGACGTCACCCCGCCTGACCTGGAGACCAGGATCGCGATCCTGTCCAAGAAGGCGGCGATCGAGCGGCTCCCAGTGCCACCGGACGTGCTCGAATACATCGCGACGCACATCGAGCGCAACATCCGCGAGCTCGAGGGCGCCCTGATCCGGGTGGCCGCGTTCGCGAGCCTGAACAAGTCGCACGTCGACCGGACGCTGGCCGAGATCGTGCTGCGCGACCTCATCCCGGACGCGACCAACACGGAGATCACAGCCACCTCGATCATGAACGCGACGGCGTCCTACTTCGGCGTCTCGATGGAGGACCTGTGCGGGACGTCGCGCAGCCGGGTGCTGGTGACGGCCCGCCAGATCGCGATGTACCTGTGCCGGGAGCTCACCGACCTGTCGCTGCCCAAGATCGGTCAGCACTTCGGCGGTCGCGACCACACGACCGTCATGCATGCCGATCGCAAGATCCGCGGGCTGATGGCGGAGCGCCGGGCGATCTACAACCAGGTCACCGAGCTGACCAACCGCATCCGCGCCGAGACGCGCCATCTGTAA
- the rpmH gene encoding 50S ribosomal protein L34 produces MSKRTFQPNNRRRSKTHGFRLRMRTRAGRAIISGRRRKGRAELSA; encoded by the coding sequence GTGAGCAAGCGCACCTTCCAGCCGAACAACCGTCGGCGGTCCAAGACCCACGGGTTCCGGCTGCGGATGCGTACCCGTGCCGGCCGCGCCATCATTTCCGGCCGCCGCCGCAAGGGCCGCGCCGAACTGTCCGCCTGA
- the rnpA gene encoding ribonuclease P protein component, with protein sequence MLPARSRVASRAEHAQVGRGGRRFSCHPLVVHALRTDDSGPARAGFVVSRKVGAAVTRNRVRRRLREQTRSRLASVPAGTLLVIRALPAAAEASSAELGLALDRGFAAVRSARPGPDRADPGRPRRSRG encoded by the coding sequence ATGCTCCCCGCCCGTTCCCGGGTCGCGTCCCGGGCGGAGCATGCCCAGGTCGGGCGAGGTGGTCGCCGGTTCAGCTGCCATCCACTGGTTGTTCACGCTCTGCGCACCGACGATTCCGGCCCGGCGAGGGCCGGCTTCGTGGTGAGCCGCAAGGTCGGCGCGGCCGTGACCCGCAACCGGGTCCGCCGCCGGCTGCGCGAGCAGACCAGGTCCCGGCTGGCCTCGGTGCCAGCGGGAACCCTGCTGGTCATCCGTGCGCTGCCCGCCGCCGCGGAAGCCAGCTCGGCCGAGCTCGGCCTCGCTCTCGACCGAGGTTTCGCCGCGGTGCGATCGGCTCGGCCCGGTCCCGACCGTGCCGACCCGGGACGCCCACGCAGGAGTCGGGGATGA
- the yidD gene encoding membrane protein insertion efficiency factor YidD, whose translation MTALAWAGIVLGAFALLDLALASAALRQRAPRIARDQSGAVRGPLAWVLGALIRGYQLVWSPRSAGACRFDPSCSVYALSAVRIHGGVRGGLLAGWRLLRCQPLSRGGYDPVPVESARGAWRS comes from the coding sequence ATGACCGCGCTCGCCTGGGCCGGGATCGTCCTCGGCGCCTTCGCCCTCCTCGACCTCGCGCTCGCGTCCGCTGCACTACGCCAACGGGCGCCCCGGATCGCCCGTGACCAGTCCGGAGCCGTCCGCGGCCCGCTCGCCTGGGTGCTCGGCGCGCTCATCCGCGGTTACCAGCTCGTCTGGTCACCCCGGTCGGCCGGCGCGTGCCGATTTGATCCATCCTGCAGCGTCTACGCGCTCTCCGCCGTTCGTATACACGGGGGCGTGCGCGGAGGCCTGCTCGCCGGCTGGCGGCTCCTACGCTGCCAGCCGCTATCCCGCGGTGGGTACGACCCAGTACCTGTAGAGTCCGCCCGAGGGGCCTGGAGGAGTTAG
- the yidC gene encoding membrane protein insertase YidC produces MLDPLYHLAANSIVFFHKGFGPIFGESSFFAWAFSVALLVVCVRILIFPLFVKQVKSQRTMQLMQPRIKEIREKYGHDKQQMNQKMMELQKEHGNPLLGCLPIFLQIPLFISLFHVFTHMAPVTRNGKLEWVDRVGLTGATIEKIAKAKIWGISLSTNFNSSKALLDELHANSTHIKIVCVVLILLMAATTFFTQRQIMARTGGTVDPQQAIVQKVMLYGSPITLAVFGFRFPVAVLIYWLVTNLWSMGQQFFVIKRMPPVGEAAGTGKLPAARTAAAVSDRPTPPRPAPGARPAPGARAGAKGKTAPKPATLTKATPAADGPSVNGAAVKSGAATKTGASGTAPAGTRSPRGGTSKRVVQPPAAAEAGTPPAAQDVSKSSDAEPPAGSAADSARPVPAGVQRHVGGSRPAAKRRSGGKGKRPGGRR; encoded by the coding sequence GTGCTGGATCCGCTTTACCATCTCGCGGCGAACTCGATCGTCTTCTTCCACAAGGGCTTCGGGCCGATCTTCGGCGAGAGCAGCTTCTTCGCCTGGGCGTTCTCGGTCGCCCTGCTGGTCGTCTGTGTCCGCATCCTGATCTTCCCGCTGTTCGTCAAGCAGGTGAAGTCGCAGCGGACGATGCAGCTCATGCAGCCCCGGATCAAGGAGATCCGGGAGAAGTATGGGCATGACAAGCAGCAGATGAACCAGAAGATGATGGAGCTGCAGAAGGAGCACGGGAACCCGCTGCTCGGCTGCCTCCCGATCTTCCTGCAGATCCCGCTGTTCATCTCGCTGTTCCACGTCTTCACCCACATGGCCCCGGTCACGAGGAACGGGAAGCTGGAGTGGGTCGACCGCGTCGGCCTGACCGGCGCGACGATTGAGAAGATCGCGAAGGCCAAGATCTGGGGCATCTCGCTCTCGACGAACTTCAACTCGTCGAAGGCACTGCTGGACGAACTGCACGCGAACAGCACGCACATCAAGATCGTCTGTGTCGTGCTCATCCTGTTGATGGCCGCGACGACGTTCTTCACGCAGCGCCAGATCATGGCCCGCACCGGTGGGACCGTCGACCCACAGCAGGCGATCGTCCAGAAGGTCATGCTCTACGGCTCGCCGATCACCCTGGCGGTCTTCGGTTTCCGCTTCCCGGTCGCCGTGCTGATCTACTGGCTCGTCACGAACCTGTGGAGCATGGGCCAGCAGTTCTTCGTCATCAAGCGGATGCCGCCGGTCGGGGAGGCAGCCGGAACCGGCAAGCTGCCTGCCGCCCGCACCGCCGCTGCGGTGTCCGACCGGCCCACCCCCCCTCGTCCGGCCCCGGGCGCCCGCCCCGCCCCCGGCGCCCGAGCCGGTGCCAAGGGCAAGACAGCTCCGAAGCCGGCCACGCTGACCAAGGCGACCCCCGCAGCCGACGGCCCGTCCGTCAACGGCGCGGCGGTGAAGAGCGGCGCGGCCACCAAGACCGGCGCCAGCGGCACGGCCCCGGCAGGCACCCGGTCACCCCGCGGCGGTACTTCCAAGCGGGTGGTTCAGCCGCCTGCCGCCGCGGAGGCAGGTACGCCGCCCGCGGCCCAGGATGTGAGTAAGTCCAGTGACGCCGAGCCGCCCGCTGGTTCCGCCGCCGACTCGGCCAGGCCGGTCCCGGCTGGAGTCCAGCGTCACGTCGGCGGGTCACGTCCGGCCGCGAAGCGGCGCAGCGGCGGCAAGGGGAAGCGACCCGGCGGCCGGCGGTGA
- a CDS encoding R3H domain-containing nucleic acid-binding protein, with protein sequence MSGSDIAVGPDEDAPRVDEPASAQQRLTALEQEGEIAADYIEGLLDIVDMDGDLDLDVEGSRAVVAVVGDDLDKLIGSNGETLEALQELTRLAVLQKTGERSRLMLDVGGHRARRRAELRELATEVAKRVAGGAKQEKLAPMTPFERKVVHDVIADVDGVRSESEGEEPNRCVVVMPV encoded by the coding sequence ATGAGCGGTTCTGACATCGCCGTTGGCCCTGACGAAGACGCCCCGCGGGTCGATGAGCCCGCGAGCGCTCAGCAGCGGCTGACCGCCCTGGAGCAGGAAGGCGAAATCGCCGCCGACTACATCGAGGGCCTGCTCGACATCGTCGACATGGATGGCGATCTCGACCTGGACGTCGAAGGCAGCCGCGCCGTCGTCGCGGTCGTCGGTGACGACCTGGACAAGCTGATCGGGTCCAACGGAGAGACCCTCGAGGCGCTGCAGGAGCTGACCAGGCTCGCGGTGCTGCAGAAGACCGGCGAGCGCAGCCGGCTGATGCTCGACGTCGGCGGTCATCGGGCTCGCCGCCGCGCGGAGTTGCGCGAGCTTGCCACGGAGGTGGCCAAGCGGGTCGCGGGCGGGGCCAAGCAGGAGAAACTCGCGCCGATGACGCCGTTCGAGCGCAAGGTCGTGCACGACGTCATCGCCGACGTCGACGGCGTGCGCAGCGAGTCGGAGGGCGAAGAGCCGAACCGCTGCGTCGTCGTCATGCCGGTCTGA
- the rsmG gene encoding 16S rRNA (guanine(527)-N(7))-methyltransferase RsmG gives MSVVAPPPPVAAEVFGAALDDAIRYVELLATAGVERGLIGPRETERLWDRHLLNCALLAEVVGPDVTVVDVGSGAGLPGVPLALARPDLRVVFLEPMERRCVFLREVVEALGATSRMSVLRGRAPDVGMGRDGLRWDVAVARAVAPLERLGGMLLPVVQPGGVMLAMRGSRVDEELAEARDGLHSQGWREVQVLLCGKDRLTEPTRLVSAVRVADDVGRGGGDRHDGRQRERRGQTAREQQRGARGRACST, from the coding sequence GTGAGCGTGGTGGCGCCGCCTCCACCCGTTGCTGCCGAGGTGTTCGGTGCGGCGCTCGATGACGCGATCCGGTACGTCGAGCTACTGGCCACCGCGGGTGTGGAACGCGGGCTGATCGGACCGCGGGAGACCGAGCGGTTGTGGGATCGGCACCTGCTCAACTGCGCGCTCCTCGCGGAGGTTGTCGGGCCCGACGTGACGGTCGTCGATGTCGGCAGCGGCGCGGGTCTGCCGGGGGTGCCACTCGCGTTGGCCCGTCCCGATCTGCGGGTCGTGTTCCTGGAGCCGATGGAGCGCCGGTGTGTCTTCCTACGGGAGGTTGTCGAGGCGCTGGGCGCCACGAGCCGGATGTCCGTGTTGCGGGGCCGCGCGCCGGACGTCGGAATGGGCCGGGACGGGCTACGGTGGGACGTAGCCGTCGCTCGGGCAGTGGCGCCCCTGGAGCGGTTGGGCGGCATGCTGCTTCCGGTTGTTCAACCCGGGGGTGTCATGCTTGCGATGCGAGGTTCACGCGTGGACGAGGAACTCGCGGAAGCGCGGGACGGCCTGCATTCGCAGGGATGGCGCGAGGTACAGGTCCTTCTGTGTGGAAAAGATCGGCTGACCGAGCCCACTCGCCTAGTCTCAGCTGTACGGGTGGCCGACGATGTGGGGCGGGGCGGCGGAGACCGGCACGATGGCAGGCAGCGTGAACGGCGTGGACAGACAGCACGTGAACAGCAACGAGGGGCACGCGGACGGGCGTGTTCCACGTGA